A single genomic interval of Streptococcus suis harbors:
- a CDS encoding SprT family protein: MDLNKYVQEVSLQDFGKEFRHVAIWNRRLRSTGGRFFPRDGHLDFNPKHLEEQGLEVFRKIVRHELCHYHLYFEKKGYRHGDRDFKELLAAVDGLRYAPKLEQAAKPSLLYTCQSCGQVYQRKRRIDLKKYRCGKCRGKLTLKE, encoded by the coding sequence ATGGATCTGAATAAGTATGTGCAAGAAGTCTCCCTGCAAGACTTCGGTAAGGAATTTCGGCATGTAGCAATCTGGAACAGGCGATTACGCTCAACGGGTGGTCGCTTTTTTCCAAGGGATGGGCATTTGGACTTCAATCCCAAGCATTTGGAGGAGCAAGGTTTAGAAGTCTTTCGGAAGATTGTCCGCCACGAGCTCTGCCACTACCATCTCTACTTTGAGAAGAAGGGCTATCGGCACGGAGACAGGGATTTTAAAGAATTGCTGGCTGCTGTGGACGGCCTGCGCTATGCTCCCAAACTGGAACAAGCTGCCAAGCCAAGCCTGCTGTATACCTGTCAGTCCTGTGGACAAGTCTACCAGCGCAAGCGCCGCATTGACCTAAAAAAATACCGATGTGGGAAGTGTAGGGGCAAACTTACTTTGAAAGAATAG
- a CDS encoding Tex family protein, which translates to MEEKYLKIAQELGVSLKQIDTVLSLTAEGNTIPFIARYRKDVTGNLDEVVIKSIIDRDKALTALAERKATVLAKIEEQGKLTDQLRQAIEEAEKLADVEELYLPYKEKRRTKATVAREAGLFPLARLILQNVADLEEQAASFICEGFDTAQACLAGAVDILVEAISEDNKLRAWVYHEVQTNSNLTSELKDQEADEKEVFQIYYDFSEKVAKMQGYKTLAINRGEKLGVLKVSFEHNVDKMIRFFELRFPQSNNYIKDVIQQAIKKKILPAMERRIRTELTEEAEEGAIQLFSKNLRNLLLVSPLKGKIVLGFDPAFRTGAKLAVVDQTGKLLTTQVIYPVEPAGQRQIAQAKKDLADLIGQYQVEIIAIGNGTASRESEAFVADLLKDFPDVSYVIVNESGASVYSASELARYEFPDLPVEKRSAISIARRLQDPLAELVKIDPKSIGVGQYQHDVNQKSLSESLDFVVDTVVNQVGVNVNTASPALLAHVAGLNKTISENIVKYREENGALTSRQQLKKVPRLGDKAFEQAAGFLRIPDATNFLDNTGVHPESYKAVENLLELLAIDHLDEAAQEKLKQVAIADTAEKIGVGQETLKDIIADLLKPGRDLRDDFEAPVLRQDVLDVKDLVVGQELQGTVRNIVDFGAFVDIGVHEDGLVHISRMVKRKRDKNGRQQALPHPSEVLAVGEIVTVWVVEVDIKRNRIGLSLLKPNGSE; encoded by the coding sequence ATGGAAGAAAAATATTTGAAAATTGCTCAGGAATTGGGCGTTAGTTTAAAACAGATTGATACGGTTCTCTCTTTGACGGCTGAAGGCAACACCATTCCCTTTATCGCTCGTTATCGGAAGGACGTGACGGGGAACTTAGACGAGGTGGTCATCAAGTCTATCATTGATCGTGATAAGGCCTTGACTGCTCTGGCAGAACGCAAAGCTACTGTCCTTGCCAAGATTGAAGAGCAGGGCAAGTTGACAGATCAGCTTCGTCAGGCTATCGAGGAAGCAGAAAAGTTGGCAGATGTGGAAGAACTCTACCTGCCTTATAAGGAAAAACGTCGGACCAAGGCAACGGTGGCGCGTGAGGCTGGACTGTTCCCGCTGGCTCGTCTAATTTTGCAGAATGTGGCTGACTTGGAAGAACAGGCTGCTAGTTTCATCTGTGAAGGTTTTGATACTGCTCAGGCTTGTTTGGCTGGGGCTGTGGATATTTTGGTCGAAGCTATCTCAGAAGACAACAAACTTCGGGCCTGGGTCTACCATGAAGTACAGACCAATTCAAACCTTACTTCAGAGCTAAAAGATCAAGAAGCAGATGAAAAAGAAGTCTTTCAGATTTACTATGATTTTTCTGAGAAAGTGGCAAAAATGCAGGGTTATAAGACTTTGGCCATCAATCGTGGGGAGAAATTAGGTGTTCTCAAGGTTTCTTTTGAACACAATGTGGATAAAATGATCCGCTTCTTTGAGCTGCGTTTTCCACAGTCTAATAACTACATCAAAGATGTCATCCAGCAGGCTATCAAGAAGAAAATTTTGCCTGCTATGGAGCGTCGGATTCGGACAGAATTGACGGAAGAAGCAGAAGAAGGAGCTATCCAGCTCTTCTCTAAAAACCTACGAAATCTGCTCCTTGTATCTCCTCTAAAAGGCAAGATTGTCCTTGGTTTTGACCCTGCCTTTCGGACAGGAGCTAAGCTGGCGGTTGTGGACCAGACTGGAAAACTCTTGACAACTCAGGTCATCTATCCAGTTGAGCCGGCTGGTCAGCGACAAATTGCTCAGGCAAAAAAAGACTTGGCAGACCTGATTGGGCAATACCAGGTGGAAATCATTGCTATCGGAAATGGAACGGCCAGCCGTGAATCTGAAGCCTTCGTCGCTGATTTACTCAAGGACTTCCCAGATGTTTCTTACGTTATCGTCAATGAAAGCGGAGCATCTGTCTATTCAGCTTCTGAACTGGCCAGATATGAGTTTCCAGACCTACCTGTGGAAAAACGCTCTGCCATTTCCATCGCCCGCCGTCTGCAAGACCCTCTGGCTGAGCTGGTCAAAATCGATCCCAAGTCCATCGGTGTCGGCCAGTACCAGCACGATGTCAACCAGAAGTCTCTGTCTGAAAGTCTGGATTTTGTGGTCGATACGGTGGTCAACCAGGTCGGTGTCAATGTTAATACGGCCAGTCCTGCCCTTTTGGCTCACGTGGCTGGTCTCAACAAGACCATTTCGGAGAACATTGTCAAGTACCGCGAGGAAAATGGTGCTCTGACCTCTCGTCAGCAACTCAAAAAGGTGCCTCGTCTGGGTGACAAGGCCTTTGAGCAGGCAGCTGGTTTCTTGCGCATCCCTGATGCGACTAACTTTTTGGACAATACTGGCGTGCACCCCGAGTCTTACAAGGCTGTGGAAAACCTGTTAGAACTTCTAGCGATTGACCACTTAGATGAGGCTGCGCAGGAAAAATTAAAGCAGGTTGCTATTGCAGATACGGCAGAAAAAATCGGTGTCGGTCAGGAAACCTTGAAGGACATCATCGCAGACTTGCTCAAACCTGGTCGTGATTTACGGGATGACTTTGAAGCACCAGTCCTTCGTCAAGATGTCTTGGATGTCAAGGACCTGGTAGTCGGACAGGAATTGCAAGGCACGGTCCGCAATATTGTGGACTTTGGAGCCTTTGTGGATATCGGTGTCCACGAGGATGGTCTGGTCCACATTTCACGCATGGTCAAACGTAAACGGGATAAAAATGGACGCCAACAAGCCTTACCGCATCCTAGCGAAGTCCTCGCTGTTGGGGAAATCGTAACCGTCTGGGTGGTCGAAGTGGATATCAAACGCAATCGTATCGGTCTTAGCCTCTTGAAACCAAATGGATCTGAATAA
- a CDS encoding aldo/keto reductase, whose amino-acid sequence MTRYTFSNGVTVPKIGFGTWQIPDGEVAYGAVSYALEAGYRHIDTAQIYGNEASVGRAIADSGLAREDIFLTTKVWNDKIGYEDTLASVEESMQKLQVDYLDLLLIHWPNPKAIRDSIGWKERNAQVWKALEELYRAGKVKVIGVSNFMEHHLEALLETAEIIPMANQIMLAPGTPQSELVAYCKVKGILLEAYSPFGTGSLFQSQEAADLAKEAGCSVAQLALAWSLDKGFLPLPKSTSPENIKANLEIDGLAISPTAVAKLDKLEGVKGRLDPDQAEF is encoded by the coding sequence ATGACAAGATATACGTTTTCAAATGGTGTAACTGTTCCTAAAATTGGTTTTGGAACTTGGCAGATACCCGATGGTGAAGTGGCGTACGGTGCGGTTTCTTATGCATTGGAAGCTGGTTATCGCCATATTGATACTGCTCAAATTTATGGCAATGAAGCTAGTGTTGGTCGAGCTATAGCTGATAGTGGTCTAGCTCGTGAGGACATTTTTTTAACAACTAAGGTTTGGAATGACAAGATTGGCTATGAAGATACCCTTGCTTCAGTAGAAGAATCCATGCAAAAACTTCAGGTGGATTATCTGGATTTGTTACTAATCCATTGGCCAAATCCAAAGGCTATTCGCGACAGCATTGGCTGGAAGGAACGCAATGCCCAGGTTTGGAAGGCATTAGAAGAGCTCTATCGTGCTGGAAAAGTGAAAGTAATTGGAGTTTCTAACTTTATGGAACACCATCTAGAAGCTTTGCTGGAAACGGCTGAGATTATCCCGATGGCTAATCAGATTATGTTAGCTCCAGGAACTCCTCAGTCAGAATTAGTTGCTTACTGCAAAGTAAAAGGGATTCTCTTGGAGGCCTATAGCCCATTTGGTACAGGAAGCCTTTTCCAAAGCCAAGAAGCAGCCGATTTGGCTAAAGAAGCTGGTTGTAGTGTTGCACAGTTAGCATTGGCTTGGTCTCTAGATAAAGGCTTTCTCCCTCTCCCGAAATCAACTAGTCCAGAAAATATTAAGGCGAATTTGGAAATTGATGGCTTGGCTATTAGTCCGACAGCAGTTGCAAAGTTGGATAAACTAGAAGGAGTAAAAGGTCGACTTGACCCGGATCAGGCTGAATTTTAA
- a CDS encoding QueT transporter family protein — translation MNTSNKWTARDMAEIALVAAIYVALTLTPPLNAISFGAVQFRLSEMLNFLAFYNRKYIIAVTIGCMISNLIGFGVIDLFVGGFSTLIFVTLGVILFEKYKKDYLFGGLFNKAFFYFSFFFAATMFTIALELKVLYDLPFFLTWLTTAAGELLSLLVGAVVIDKLSKKINFEK, via the coding sequence ATGAATACATCTAATAAATGGACTGCCAGAGATATGGCAGAAATTGCTCTTGTAGCGGCGATTTATGTCGCTCTTACCTTGACACCGCCATTGAATGCTATTTCCTTCGGGGCTGTTCAGTTTCGTTTGTCTGAAATGCTCAATTTCTTGGCTTTTTATAATCGTAAGTATATTATCGCCGTGACCATTGGTTGCATGATTTCCAACTTGATTGGTTTTGGCGTGATTGACCTTTTTGTGGGTGGATTCTCGACATTAATTTTCGTTACGTTGGGAGTTATCCTGTTTGAAAAATACAAGAAGGACTATCTATTCGGTGGATTATTTAACAAGGCTTTCTTTTATTTCTCATTCTTTTTTGCGGCAACTATGTTTACCATTGCTTTAGAATTAAAAGTCTTATATGATTTACCATTCTTTCTAACTTGGTTGACAACAGCAGCAGGAGAATTGCTTTCTCTATTAGTTGGAGCTGTTGTTATCGACAAACTATCCAAGAAAATAAATTTTGAAAAGTAA
- a CDS encoding GtrA family protein, with the protein MKKLFYQLINNEVILYLIAGVAATLVYMVTRMGLFLFIPSILLVTLLANAVAILFAFWTNDRFVFKQAREGWPQRLIKFVSARIATLVMDMALAYLLVQAYPQLIGQFVNHDLTLVNAIATLFSQVLVIVVNYFLSKLFIFKNTK; encoded by the coding sequence ATGAAAAAACTATTTTATCAACTCATCAATAACGAAGTTATTCTCTATTTGATTGCAGGTGTGGCAGCAACCCTGGTTTATATGGTCACTCGAATGGGACTATTTCTGTTCATCCCATCCATTCTACTAGTAACTCTTTTAGCCAATGCAGTAGCTATCCTCTTTGCCTTTTGGACCAACGACCGTTTCGTTTTCAAACAAGCCAGAGAGGGTTGGCCTCAACGATTGATCAAGTTTGTATCTGCCCGCATCGCGACCTTGGTCATGGATATGGCCCTAGCCTATCTATTAGTACAAGCCTACCCACAATTGATTGGGCAGTTTGTCAACCATGATTTGACACTTGTTAACGCCATCGCCACACTCTTCTCTCAAGTCTTGGTCATTGTGGTCAACTATTTCTTGAGCAAACTCTTTATCTTTAAAAATACGAAATGA
- a CDS encoding YihY/virulence factor BrkB family protein yields the protein MKKTRIVEGLKTFCSTFFSFYRSADSDVTSVAVAYYLLISIFPILLTLANLLPYYPFDVDMILSVVAEFVPDKLYPSVSSFITSVLTKPSSSWLGISILTTLWTLSRSMTILQKAFNKAYGINEHRDFIIGHLIGIFLGIGLQVIILLSITLLTFGQAVFSYINKLVPIEDAWLKGLLSQTQLVGLMALFAALVMLYFFLPNVRIKKVRYVFPGTLFVLLTMTSIGKLFSIYVDNYANKLLDFRIVTAVVFLVFMLWFIFMAQVLIIGAMINATVQSMQVEEFHARDGDIVSILNRLKARFTAIDKE from the coding sequence ATGAAGAAAACCAGAATAGTTGAAGGTTTGAAAACATTCTGCTCAACCTTCTTTTCTTTTTATCGTTCTGCTGATAGCGATGTAACAAGTGTTGCAGTAGCTTACTATTTGTTAATTTCTATTTTCCCTATTCTTCTAACTCTTGCGAATTTACTGCCATATTATCCATTTGATGTGGATATGATTTTATCGGTTGTAGCTGAATTTGTGCCAGACAAGCTCTATCCTTCGGTTTCATCTTTTATCACTTCTGTATTAACAAAGCCGTCGTCATCATGGTTAGGGATTTCAATTCTGACAACTCTTTGGACCCTGTCACGTAGTATGACTATTTTGCAGAAGGCCTTTAATAAGGCTTATGGCATCAATGAACACCGTGATTTTATTATTGGGCACTTGATTGGCATATTTTTAGGAATTGGTCTGCAGGTAATTATCCTCTTAAGTATTACGCTTTTGACTTTCGGGCAGGCAGTTTTTTCTTATATTAATAAGCTGGTTCCTATTGAAGACGCCTGGCTGAAGGGGCTTCTTAGTCAAACACAGTTAGTAGGTTTAATGGCTCTGTTTGCCGCCTTGGTTATGCTTTATTTCTTTTTGCCAAATGTTCGGATAAAAAAAGTTCGATATGTTTTTCCAGGAACGTTGTTTGTTCTGTTGACGATGACTTCTATTGGAAAGTTATTTTCGATTTATGTTGATAATTATGCTAATAAGTTGCTGGATTTTAGAATAGTAACAGCTGTCGTCTTTCTTGTTTTTATGCTTTGGTTCATTTTTATGGCTCAAGTACTCATCATTGGTGCAATGATTAATGCTACGGTTCAAAGTATGCAGGTAGAAGAGTTTCATGCTAGAGATGGGGATATTGTTTCTATCTTGAATAGGCTAAAGGCAAGATTTACAGCGATAGATAAAGAATGA
- a CDS encoding methionyl aminopeptidase, with the protein MITIKSQREIDAMKRAGDVLAGIHIGLREIIKPGVDMWEVEEYVRKTCKEKNVLPLQIGVDGELMDYPYATCCGLNDEVAHAFPRHYKLKEGDLLKVDMVLSEPLDKAVVDVSKLNFNDVKAMKKITQTYRGGCADSCWAYAVGQVSEEVQNLMDVTKECLYRGIEQAVVGNRIGDIGAAIQEYAEGLGYGVVRDLVGHGVGPTFHEEPMVPHYGTKGRGLRLREGMVLTIEPMINTGTWEIDTDMKTGWAHKTLDGGLSCQYEHQFVITKDGPVILTSQGEEGTY; encoded by the coding sequence ATGATTACCATTAAATCACAACGAGAAATTGATGCAATGAAACGTGCTGGAGATGTTCTGGCTGGTATTCATATTGGTTTGCGAGAGATTATCAAGCCAGGTGTGGACATGTGGGAAGTAGAGGAATATGTCCGTAAAACGTGTAAGGAAAAGAATGTTTTGCCACTCCAAATTGGTGTTGATGGAGAATTGATGGATTATCCTTATGCGACTTGTTGTGGATTGAATGACGAGGTCGCTCATGCCTTTCCACGTCATTACAAGCTTAAAGAAGGTGATTTACTGAAGGTCGATATGGTTTTGAGCGAGCCTTTGGATAAAGCGGTAGTTGATGTTTCTAAGCTCAACTTTAATGATGTCAAGGCTATGAAGAAAATCACCCAGACCTATCGTGGTGGTTGTGCGGATTCCTGCTGGGCTTATGCAGTTGGTCAGGTCTCTGAGGAAGTTCAAAACTTGATGGACGTGACTAAGGAATGTTTGTATCGCGGTATCGAGCAAGCAGTTGTTGGCAATCGTATCGGTGATATTGGTGCAGCCATTCAAGAATATGCAGAAGGTCTTGGCTACGGTGTTGTTCGTGACTTGGTGGGTCACGGCGTTGGACCAACTTTCCACGAAGAGCCGATGGTTCCTCATTATGGAACTAAAGGTCGAGGTCTTCGCTTGCGTGAGGGCATGGTTTTGACTATCGAGCCTATGATTAATACAGGGACTTGGGAAATTGATACGGATATGAAGACTGGTTGGGCTCACAAAACACTTGATGGTGGTTTGTCTTGTCAATACGAACACCAATTTGTCATCACCAAAGATGGACCGGTTATTTTGACCAGTCAAGGTGAAGAAGGGACCTATTAA
- a CDS encoding GNAT family N-acetyltransferase yields the protein MTLWTRLAKFAYFETDRLYLRPFSFEDGESFYEIVSNPENLPFIFPALEDRNIAFSTMVEKFMRSPLGNWALVDKHSERMIGALCFEKVDERQLSAELSYFLKKDYWRRGLMTEAVRTLVYLAFYEFGLRELVIVTHEENVASQMVAKKAGLVQVAQYRGSDRYSHKTRNYLKFSLKRAEFSLEMYEENK from the coding sequence ATGACACTTTGGACAAGACTAGCGAAGTTTGCTTACTTTGAAACGGACCGTTTGTATTTACGACCATTTTCTTTTGAAGATGGAGAAAGTTTCTATGAAATTGTATCAAATCCCGAAAATCTTCCTTTTATCTTTCCAGCTTTGGAGGACAGAAATATTGCTTTTTCGACAATGGTTGAAAAATTTATGCGTTCACCATTGGGAAACTGGGCCTTAGTTGATAAGCATTCGGAGAGGATGATTGGTGCGCTTTGCTTTGAAAAGGTAGATGAACGTCAACTTTCTGCGGAGCTCAGCTATTTCCTAAAAAAAGACTACTGGAGAAGAGGCTTAATGACGGAAGCAGTGAGGACTTTAGTCTATCTAGCTTTTTATGAGTTTGGTCTGAGGGAGCTGGTTATCGTCACTCATGAGGAAAATGTGGCCAGTCAGATGGTGGCGAAAAAAGCTGGTTTGGTACAGGTTGCGCAGTATCGCGGAAGTGACCGCTATAGCCATAAAACAAGAAATTATCTAAAATTTAGCTTGAAGAGGGCTGAATTTAGTTTAGAAATGTATGAGGAGAATAAATGA